One region of Sulfurisphaera ohwakuensis genomic DNA includes:
- a CDS encoding GH116 family glycosyl hydrolase, with product MLKNKSFIMDNGIPLGGLGTGKIEFFPDLTIGNITIMNNWGKPLRNIRGFHIVKDGIFLQTDPGRNVASPPEYKKVKEIKVMEKFPLIEYEIPEVNAKITVYSIINKDLKESSLPAVVIKIRGNGVFAISFPNIVGSRRAGRVNYALKKKLNGVLFTNERSLQWDPAYGNMFLGCIGCKVYAGYSFYVPSERGMTEDISPLLSLGEKDYYKIESYAREEIAGIVWKEINGEDTFVLSWYFNGKPHHYPYGHYYENWFTNSYEVAEYIFTNDPKIGLEDEDSWVNEAYRDGLYILTHSWFTKDGRFVIYEDPEISLLMNTIGAMTWDSASFPLLELYPDLVKRMDEYFGLFIRNGEVPHDLGEESIEAPIYGASYGYPWTDLGSTWVLMVYRDYKFTNDLAFLKRNYGKMKEVIDWLISLDKDKDCIPDSKGGFDNSYDGTYMYGASSYVGSMFLCALRAFISASKILGMEYSKYEDCLRRGIVTFNSLWNGKYFIAWKSNNRKKESCMSSQILGQFWCDILGLEPIIDEDKIVKALRSIYELNGKASKFCLVNSVNPDGSIDTETDQMRSCWSRVAFAVSAHMIIRGLKNEGIEIAKREWETIKSLGKWNQSSRIDGITGNKVGLPYYIGSASTWFIKFALTNFTK from the coding sequence ATGCTGAAAAATAAATCTTTTATTATGGATAATGGCATACCTTTAGGAGGTTTAGGTACTGGAAAGATTGAGTTCTTCCCAGATTTAACAATTGGTAATATTACTATAATGAATAATTGGGGTAAACCACTAAGAAACATTAGGGGGTTTCATATAGTCAAAGATGGGATATTTCTTCAGACAGATCCAGGTAGGAATGTTGCATCACCTCCTGAGTATAAGAAGGTTAAAGAGATAAAGGTTATGGAGAAATTCCCTTTAATAGAATATGAAATACCGGAAGTTAATGCTAAGATAACTGTTTATTCTATAATTAATAAGGATTTGAAAGAGTCTTCTTTACCAGCAGTAGTAATTAAGATTAGAGGTAATGGAGTCTTTGCAATATCTTTTCCTAATATTGTGGGTAGTAGGAGGGCTGGGAGAGTTAATTATGCACTGAAGAAGAAATTAAATGGCGTATTGTTCACTAATGAGAGGTCTTTACAATGGGATCCTGCTTATGGTAATATGTTTTTAGGTTGTATAGGTTGTAAAGTTTACGCGGGTTATTCGTTTTATGTACCATCTGAGAGGGGAATGACTGAAGATATTTCACCATTGCTTTCTCTAGGTGAAAAAGATTATTATAAGATTGAAAGTTATGCTAGGGAAGAGATTGCTGGGATTGTTTGGAAAGAAATTAATGGTGAAGATACTTTTGTTCTCTCTTGGTATTTTAATGGTAAGCCACATCATTATCCTTATGGTCACTATTACGAGAATTGGTTTACTAATTCTTATGAAGTTGCGGAATACATCTTTACTAATGATCCTAAAATTGGGCTTGAGGATGAGGATTCGTGGGTTAATGAAGCATATAGGGATGGTTTATATATTCTCACCCACAGTTGGTTTACTAAGGATGGTAGATTTGTTATCTATGAGGATCCAGAGATTTCTCTTTTGATGAATACTATAGGAGCCATGACTTGGGATTCTGCATCTTTTCCTTTGCTTGAGCTTTACCCAGATTTAGTGAAAAGGATGGATGAATACTTTGGTTTATTTATTAGAAATGGTGAGGTACCGCATGATTTAGGTGAGGAAAGTATTGAGGCTCCAATTTATGGTGCCTCTTATGGCTATCCATGGACAGATTTAGGTTCTACTTGGGTTTTGATGGTATATAGAGATTATAAGTTTACTAATGATTTAGCTTTTCTAAAGAGAAATTACGGAAAAATGAAGGAAGTTATAGATTGGTTAATTTCTTTAGATAAGGACAAGGACTGTATTCCCGATAGTAAAGGTGGGTTTGATAATTCTTATGATGGCACTTATATGTATGGTGCTTCATCATATGTAGGGTCAATGTTTCTCTGTGCCTTAAGGGCTTTTATCTCAGCTTCCAAGATTCTTGGAATGGAGTACTCAAAATATGAGGATTGTTTGAGAAGAGGTATAGTGACTTTTAATTCCCTATGGAATGGTAAGTATTTTATTGCGTGGAAGAGTAATAACAGAAAAAAGGAGAGTTGTATGAGTTCTCAAATTTTGGGTCAATTCTGGTGTGATATTTTAGGTTTAGAACCTATAATTGATGAGGATAAGATTGTTAAAGCTTTAAGGAGTATTTATGAGTTAAATGGTAAGGCATCGAAGTTCTGTCTTGTAAATTCTGTTAACCCAGATGGTAGTATTGATACTGAGACTGATCAGATGAGGAGTTGCTGGTCTAGGGTTGCTTTTGCTGTTTCTGCTCATATGATAATTAGGGGTTTAAAGAATGAAGGAATTGAGATTGCTAAGAGAGAGTGGGAGACTATAAAGAGTTTAGGGAAATGGAATCAGAGTTCTAGGATTGATGGGATAACTGGTAATAAAGTTGGACTACCTTATTATATTGGTAGTGCTTCAACATGGTTTATTAAGTTTGCTTTAACTAACTTCACTAAATGA
- a CDS encoding ABC transporter substrate-binding protein has protein sequence MKAKILYSIPLFILLLGLILPSVTIITNSQTSNVLTIGWVTSSPYTSLSSYNPNIFSGGLGGAFYGLVYAYSAILNVSNNQMLPGIVENWTFSPSNWVQEFNSLSSVNVTLYLNPNAHWANGQPVTAYDILATCLILDMYSAPPFPNYTVINNYTITISYPKDYVSPYLMPFTLLDTVGLGEVAVITNYQVWKPIITQIEGNWTLLQEGKVKTTVFRSMIRSFNPALVASISADYNGPFYVSQITPSEIVLSKNPGFYAANMVPWNKVIIYQYTSSQDLLAGVKTGEIDLLYTGATSLPSLALSSLPSYYKVISIPQPGGYGLYFNLQNPWLKYVQVRQAIAYIINRTAVALVGGAKYSPVHVPNGIPNFSYFNEFRTPAVSNLNPYNVNLTKAAELLESVGFTEKNGQWYTPAGTPFTLNITDTISSSPGVTSMLTLIADELTSFGIPTTYSVSTIASINHQLYKSGDYGLVFQAWGGYYPGTVDWYLQLQYLSGIPYNVTHWDLLVPLPNGSVYNMSKLYIESTAPNSTSQLIAANDEIAYALNYYLPVLPLVYTDYVIVYNSNVISAPPSSSWFWEEALYGIGGTALLQAGFQYGYLVPTTVTTTTTSIPTVTSTTTVPVTSTVTSTTTSVIPPSTVTVSTTNVGLIVGVAVVVIIVVIIVAVLLLRRRR, from the coding sequence ATGAAGGCTAAAATACTATATAGTATACCATTATTTATTCTACTGCTAGGCTTAATATTACCGTCTGTAACTATAATTACAAACTCACAAACTTCGAACGTATTAACAATTGGTTGGGTAACTAGTTCTCCATACACTAGCTTATCCTCATATAATCCAAACATATTCTCAGGTGGACTTGGAGGAGCATTTTATGGTCTCGTCTATGCTTATTCTGCAATACTTAACGTTTCTAACAATCAGATGTTACCTGGGATAGTGGAGAACTGGACGTTCTCTCCATCAAATTGGGTTCAAGAATTTAATTCACTTAGTAGTGTTAATGTTACACTATATTTGAATCCTAATGCTCATTGGGCAAACGGACAACCAGTTACTGCTTACGATATTTTAGCAACATGTCTAATTCTAGATATGTATAGTGCTCCACCATTTCCAAATTACACCGTGATTAACAATTACACCATAACTATCTCATACCCTAAGGATTATGTTTCACCATATCTAATGCCTTTTACACTTTTGGATACTGTAGGATTAGGTGAAGTTGCAGTTATAACTAATTACCAAGTATGGAAGCCGATTATCACACAAATTGAGGGTAACTGGACTTTATTACAAGAAGGTAAAGTAAAGACTACAGTATTTAGAAGTATGATAAGAAGTTTTAACCCAGCGTTAGTAGCTTCAATTTCTGCAGACTATAACGGACCATTCTATGTGAGTCAAATAACTCCAAGTGAAATAGTATTATCAAAGAATCCTGGATTTTATGCTGCAAATATGGTTCCATGGAATAAAGTAATAATCTATCAATATACTTCTTCTCAAGACCTATTAGCAGGAGTAAAAACAGGTGAAATAGATTTACTTTATACAGGGGCTACATCGTTACCATCTTTGGCTTTATCATCATTACCTAGTTATTATAAGGTAATCTCAATACCTCAACCTGGCGGATATGGACTATACTTCAACTTGCAAAATCCATGGTTAAAGTATGTGCAAGTGAGACAAGCAATAGCTTATATAATAAATAGGACTGCAGTCGCTTTGGTGGGTGGTGCAAAGTATTCCCCAGTCCATGTACCAAATGGAATACCTAACTTCTCATACTTTAATGAGTTTAGAACCCCCGCAGTATCTAACTTAAATCCATATAATGTAAACTTAACTAAAGCAGCAGAATTATTAGAAAGTGTTGGTTTTACTGAAAAGAACGGACAATGGTATACCCCCGCTGGTACACCATTTACATTAAACATTACAGACACAATTAGTTCATCACCAGGGGTAACTTCAATGTTAACATTAATAGCTGATGAACTAACATCATTCGGTATTCCGACTACCTATTCAGTTTCAACGATTGCTTCAATAAATCACCAACTTTACAAATCTGGAGATTATGGTTTGGTATTCCAAGCATGGGGCGGCTATTATCCTGGTACAGTTGATTGGTACTTACAACTACAATATCTTAGCGGAATACCATACAATGTAACTCACTGGGACCTACTAGTCCCATTACCTAATGGTAGTGTGTATAATATGTCAAAGCTTTACATAGAATCGACCGCACCAAATTCAACTTCTCAATTAATAGCAGCAAATGATGAAATAGCTTATGCATTAAACTACTATCTGCCAGTATTACCATTAGTCTATACAGATTATGTAATTGTTTATAATTCCAATGTAATATCAGCCCCTCCATCAAGCTCATGGTTCTGGGAAGAAGCATTATATGGAATTGGAGGGACAGCACTCTTACAAGCGGGATTCCAATATGGATATCTTGTTCCTACAACAGTAACTACAACTACCACATCAATACCAACAGTTACCTCTACAACTACAGTACCAGTTACCTCTACCGTTACCTCTACAACTACCTCTGTAATTCCTCCATCAACTGTGACTGTGAGTACTACTAATGTAGGATTAATAGTAGGAGTAGCAGTAGTAGTAATAATCGTGGTTATTATAGTTGCTGTACTCCTGCTAAGAAGAAGGAGGTAA
- the malA gene encoding alpha-glucosidase MalA — protein MIEVEERNGIYRIKVNNPIPPVEFNFQGERVDKIPVGLKIIEGENSVVVEKKLELEEHIVGLGEKATELDRKRFRYVMYNVDAGAYKRFQDPLYANIPFFISIYKGKATGYFVNSASKVIIDVGFTHYSKIIITIPHKDVEIYVFEGPTPEKVIEKYTDVTGKPYLPPKWAFGYLISRFSYFPQDEIVKLLDLMKEFKVTGIFLDIDYMDSYKLFTWDKEKFPDVKKFIEEVHERGVKIITIVDHSVKADQNYDVFLSGLGKYCETDKGELFVGKLWPGNSVYPDFFREETRKWWSELISKWLSQGIDGIWLDMNEPTDFSQYKEGGDRLLLAFPKNVIHYHKGKKVYHELIRNAYPYYEAMATYEGFKNKGEVFILTRGGYAGIQKFAGIWTGDNTPSWDDLKLQLQLVLGLSISGIAYVGIDIGGFQGRGFEKIDNSLELLVKYFEIAMFFPLFRTHKAKDGIDTEPAFLPDYYKEKVKRVIETRYRFLSYLYSLALEAHETGHPIIRPLFYEFPDDENTYRIDDEYMVGKHILYAPIIEKSDKRIVYLPRKSKWMEFWNQEISEGWVNSKSNLPIYIREGSLIQLDDGDVVSFSDGEIKGKAVRKEKKITFNSPTYVRNIISEFGIVKVDKVITQISL, from the coding sequence ATGATTGAAGTTGAAGAGAGAAATGGGATTTATAGAATAAAGGTAAATAATCCAATCCCCCCAGTAGAATTTAACTTTCAAGGAGAAAGAGTAGATAAAATACCAGTAGGATTAAAAATAATTGAAGGCGAAAATTCCGTTGTTGTGGAAAAGAAATTAGAATTAGAGGAACACATAGTTGGTTTAGGAGAAAAAGCAACTGAACTTGACAGAAAAAGGTTCAGATACGTGATGTATAATGTAGACGCGGGGGCTTATAAAAGATTCCAAGATCCATTATACGCTAATATTCCCTTCTTCATCTCCATTTACAAGGGAAAAGCTACCGGATATTTTGTAAATTCTGCTTCAAAAGTCATTATAGACGTTGGTTTTACTCACTATTCAAAAATCATAATTACGATACCACATAAAGACGTCGAAATTTACGTATTTGAGGGTCCAACACCAGAAAAGGTTATTGAGAAATATACAGATGTTACCGGCAAGCCCTATCTACCCCCAAAGTGGGCTTTCGGTTATCTAATTTCCAGATTCTCGTATTTTCCTCAAGATGAAATAGTTAAGTTACTTGATTTAATGAAGGAATTCAAAGTTACCGGAATTTTCCTTGATATTGATTATATGGACTCATACAAATTATTTACTTGGGATAAGGAAAAGTTTCCAGATGTGAAAAAGTTTATTGAAGAAGTACACGAAAGGGGTGTAAAGATAATAACAATAGTTGATCACTCAGTAAAAGCTGACCAGAATTATGACGTATTTTTGTCTGGTCTAGGTAAGTATTGTGAGACTGATAAGGGAGAATTATTTGTTGGAAAATTATGGCCCGGTAATTCGGTATATCCAGATTTCTTTAGAGAAGAAACTAGGAAGTGGTGGAGTGAGTTAATTAGTAAATGGTTAAGCCAAGGTATTGATGGCATCTGGTTAGATATGAACGAACCAACAGACTTCTCACAGTATAAAGAGGGTGGAGATAGATTATTGTTAGCCTTTCCTAAGAATGTAATCCATTATCATAAAGGCAAAAAAGTGTACCATGAATTGATTAGGAATGCTTATCCCTATTACGAGGCTATGGCAACGTATGAGGGATTTAAGAACAAAGGAGAAGTGTTTATACTCACTAGGGGCGGTTATGCTGGAATACAAAAGTTTGCCGGTATTTGGACAGGCGATAATACGCCATCATGGGATGACTTAAAACTACAACTACAGTTGGTCCTTGGCTTATCAATTTCTGGAATAGCCTATGTAGGGATTGATATTGGTGGTTTCCAAGGTAGAGGGTTTGAAAAGATAGATAACTCGTTAGAATTATTGGTTAAGTACTTTGAGATTGCAATGTTCTTTCCCCTGTTTAGAACACATAAGGCTAAAGACGGAATTGACACAGAACCAGCTTTTCTGCCAGATTATTACAAAGAGAAAGTAAAAAGAGTGATAGAGACTAGGTATAGGTTTTTAAGTTACTTATACTCTTTAGCATTAGAAGCACATGAAACTGGACATCCTATAATTAGACCACTATTTTATGAGTTTCCAGATGACGAAAATACATATAGGATTGATGATGAGTACATGGTTGGTAAACATATACTTTACGCTCCTATTATAGAGAAAAGTGATAAAAGGATAGTGTATTTACCAAGAAAGAGTAAGTGGATGGAGTTCTGGAATCAAGAAATAAGCGAAGGTTGGGTGAATAGTAAGAGCAATTTACCGATATACATAAGGGAAGGAAGTTTAATACAGTTAGATGACGGAGACGTAGTTTCTTTTAGTGATGGTGAGATTAAGGGTAAGGCTGTAAGGAAAGAGAAGAAAATAACGTTTAACTCACCAACATATGTTAGAAATATTATAAGTGAATTTGGAATAGTTAAAGTAGATAAAGTTATTACTCAAATTAGCTTGTAA
- a CDS encoding ABC transporter permease encodes MNILEYIRLIWRNKKSRVGLIILVFYLILAFIFPFLIRPPIVSTINAKKIFLPPQPNFYYILGTGPLGESILANIVYGAGFIIELSLLAGLFTTLIGILIGITAGYLGGIADNILMAINDIVMTLPTLVVYIILATLIRTSNPVILALILSSMSWTGLARSIRSQVLLLKSMQYIEISRILGLSNLHIIFREIIPNLGSYIAVHFIFNVEGALYAAVGLYFLGVLPVNPNNWGYMINQALNMGAIFGGKGVWYLIFPSLAVIGLMFGLILLSYGIDEITNPRLRA; translated from the coding sequence ATGAACATACTAGAATATATAAGGCTAATATGGAGGAATAAAAAGAGTCGGGTAGGGCTAATTATACTTGTCTTCTACTTAATTTTGGCATTTATATTTCCGTTCCTCATTCGCCCACCAATAGTATCAACAATAAATGCTAAGAAAATTTTTCTTCCTCCTCAACCAAACTTTTATTATATCCTAGGTACTGGTCCTTTAGGTGAAAGTATATTAGCTAATATAGTTTACGGTGCTGGATTCATTATAGAATTGTCTTTGCTTGCGGGATTATTTACTACATTAATAGGAATTTTAATTGGTATAACTGCTGGGTATTTAGGAGGGATTGCTGATAACATACTTATGGCAATAAACGATATTGTAATGACACTACCTACATTAGTGGTTTACATTATTTTAGCCACACTTATCAGAACTTCAAACCCAGTTATCTTGGCATTAATACTAAGTTCCATGAGTTGGACAGGATTAGCAAGATCAATTAGGTCACAAGTTCTCTTATTAAAATCAATGCAATACATAGAAATTTCAAGGATATTGGGTCTTAGTAATTTACATATTATCTTCAGAGAAATAATTCCTAATTTGGGCTCATATATAGCAGTACACTTTATTTTCAATGTTGAAGGAGCTCTTTATGCCGCTGTAGGTCTTTATTTCTTAGGTGTATTGCCAGTGAATCCAAATAACTGGGGGTATATGATAAATCAAGCACTTAATATGGGTGCTATTTTTGGAGGAAAAGGAGTCTGGTATTTAATCTTCCCAAGCTTGGCTGTAATAGGGCTAATGTTTGGGTTGATTTTACTAAGTTATGGAATAGACGAAATAACAAATCCAAGGTTAAGAGCATGA
- a CDS encoding GH116 family glycosyl hydrolase — translation MKYSYYYALDSGVVLGGIGTGSIEIRADGRFYDWTIFNNGSYAERQEIRRVYYLTQNDFFTGIRYGNKVRILQAYDYYFGASPYYTPWLRPIKSLEYIGEPPFAFLNFKDDFEVRLKAFSPFIPHDLKNSSLPVAIFEYEVDKDSDFIVGIKNPFESGRIEFKRDTLVFSGEVTSKDPRYGGNLCIKVVGSPWLAKADNFPLFKEWNEFREKGYISTSQGDKWGFIGNRNKKFIVILGWYFPNHLTANGKKIGHYYENFFNNCLDVVNYAEENLIYLEKMTNEFHDALYNTRGVEDWIADLVGSQLTTLIKSTWLSKDGNFYIWEGYYQTSDERKVGEHPYTDGPVNTALNTIDVSTYFIYTLTVLYPQLAKNLLLTSSRSALSYDNPLYIFYSLAMPENRSKYVERVIKDPSIPSSIEKLLQTVKEIAKETGKDPKGRIAHYIYRDLKFDEYGRNDLNPEFVLMWGLVSKYTGDIEFMKSLYPVAKEAMESVLRTHFYEGLIYSRLPSGFEWNRQVFSYFKDVNIYDNLFLVVSLLGIDSFHMSVNTFDDWTTVGINSFVSLLGISALKILNELGGDKYNVENALSLYESMLWNGEYFDLWYDPISGYRDKTCQASQLLGEFYLNLLGYSLLDKEKTRKTLLSIVKYNLKEEEGVINGAYPDGYRPLMREYENPLKIKEASIHQDTPWSGVEFYLASHLIYEKMIDEAKKVLKEVYDRYSIAGNFWNHWEWGSHYSRPLSSWLIIPAYLGLIYDGINRVLTLDPAIEELSWIIVLPDFWGRINVNKGKAEIKIIEGKAVLKKIDIKGKKIIRIVADGKVVDGDIIAEKEIIVEYE, via the coding sequence ATGAAATATTCATATTATTATGCTCTGGACTCTGGAGTCGTGTTAGGTGGTATAGGTACTGGATCTATAGAAATAAGAGCTGATGGGAGATTTTACGATTGGACAATATTCAATAATGGTAGTTATGCTGAGAGACAAGAGATTAGAAGGGTTTATTATCTCACTCAAAACGATTTCTTTACCGGAATAAGATATGGAAATAAGGTGAGGATTCTCCAGGCTTATGATTATTATTTTGGTGCAAGCCCATATTATACACCATGGTTAAGACCTATAAAGAGTTTAGAATATATAGGAGAACCGCCTTTTGCCTTCTTAAACTTTAAGGATGATTTTGAAGTTAGACTTAAAGCGTTTTCACCTTTCATACCACATGACCTTAAGAATTCCTCCTTGCCAGTTGCAATATTTGAATATGAGGTTGATAAGGATTCAGATTTTATAGTAGGTATAAAAAATCCATTTGAAAGCGGTAGAATCGAGTTTAAGAGGGATACTTTAGTTTTTTCTGGTGAGGTTACCTCTAAGGATCCTAGGTATGGTGGTAATTTATGTATAAAGGTTGTTGGAAGTCCATGGCTTGCAAAGGCAGATAACTTTCCTCTATTTAAGGAGTGGAATGAATTTAGAGAAAAGGGTTATATTTCTACAAGCCAAGGTGATAAATGGGGTTTTATTGGTAATAGGAATAAGAAGTTTATTGTAATACTAGGCTGGTATTTTCCAAATCACTTAACTGCTAACGGCAAAAAGATAGGCCATTATTATGAAAACTTCTTTAATAACTGTCTTGATGTCGTAAATTATGCTGAGGAAAATCTTATCTATCTAGAAAAAATGACTAACGAGTTTCATGATGCTCTTTATAATACTCGAGGAGTTGAGGATTGGATAGCTGATTTGGTTGGATCTCAGTTAACAACTCTTATTAAATCTACATGGTTGTCGAAAGATGGTAATTTCTATATCTGGGAAGGATATTATCAGACCTCAGATGAAAGAAAAGTTGGTGAGCATCCATATACTGATGGGCCAGTTAATACTGCGTTAAATACCATCGATGTTTCCACGTACTTTATTTATACTCTTACAGTATTATATCCACAATTAGCAAAGAATTTGCTTTTAACCTCTTCTAGGAGTGCATTAAGTTACGATAACCCTCTATATATTTTTTACTCATTAGCAATGCCAGAGAATAGATCAAAATATGTAGAGAGAGTGATTAAAGATCCCTCTATTCCCTCTTCTATCGAAAAGCTTTTGCAAACTGTAAAAGAGATAGCTAAGGAAACTGGAAAAGATCCCAAGGGAAGAATTGCTCATTATATATATAGAGATTTAAAATTTGATGAATATGGTAGGAACGATTTAAATCCAGAATTTGTACTAATGTGGGGTTTAGTTTCTAAATATACTGGCGATATTGAATTTATGAAATCCTTATATCCTGTAGCAAAAGAGGCTATGGAAAGTGTTTTAAGGACTCACTTTTATGAAGGCTTAATTTATAGTAGATTACCTAGTGGTTTTGAGTGGAATAGGCAAGTGTTTTCTTATTTTAAGGACGTTAATATTTATGATAATCTCTTCTTAGTTGTCTCTTTATTAGGTATCGATTCTTTTCACATGAGTGTTAACACTTTCGATGATTGGACCACAGTTGGTATTAACTCTTTTGTTTCTCTTCTAGGTATTTCAGCTTTGAAAATACTAAACGAGTTGGGAGGAGATAAATATAATGTTGAAAACGCTCTCTCACTTTATGAGTCTATGCTTTGGAATGGCGAATATTTTGACCTATGGTACGATCCAATATCTGGATATAGGGATAAAACTTGTCAGGCCTCACAACTATTAGGTGAATTTTATTTAAACCTATTAGGTTATTCTCTTCTAGATAAAGAGAAGACAAGGAAAACTCTACTATCTATTGTCAAATACAATTTGAAAGAAGAGGAAGGAGTGATTAATGGTGCTTATCCAGATGGTTATAGGCCTTTAATGAGGGAATATGAAAATCCATTAAAGATTAAAGAAGCTAGTATTCATCAAGATACTCCTTGGAGTGGTGTTGAGTTTTACTTAGCCTCTCACTTAATTTATGAGAAAATGATTGATGAGGCTAAGAAAGTGTTAAAGGAAGTTTATGATAGATATTCTATCGCTGGCAACTTCTGGAATCATTGGGAGTGGGGTTCACATTATTCAAGACCTCTATCCTCATGGCTAATAATTCCAGCATATTTAGGACTTATTTATGATGGTATTAATAGAGTCCTTACTTTAGATCCTGCAATCGAGGAATTGTCGTGGATAATTGTTTTGCCAGACTTTTGGGGAAGAATTAATGTAAACAAGGGAAAGGCAGAGATTAAGATTATTGAGGGTAAAGCTGTTTTAAAGAAGATTGATATTAAGGGTAAGAAGATTATAAGAATAGTCGCTGATGGGAAAGTTGTTGATGGGGATATTATTGCTGAGAAGGAGATAATTGTTGAATATGAATAA
- a CDS encoding dienelactone hydrolase family protein has protein sequence MLSEKEIFYNSYDSNIRAFIASPENPKLAVIVIHEIWGLNDNIKDISRRLANEGYFAFAPQLYTKYENILTPENIQNVMRKVWSIPAEKRTDPSTYNEIISSLDENGKKVVELLVTGRAKMEEQMIKDLIKAYEYLNSQGYKKIVSMGFCMGGGLAFQLATEVPLDGTIVFYGRNPQPIDAVQKINGPILGLYAGEDPPILSGLPDLISAVIKYKKDLELKIYPGAYHAFFNDRGPVYNKEAAEDAWERVKNFLKRLSK, from the coding sequence ATGCTTTCGGAAAAGGAAATATTTTATAATTCATACGACTCAAATATAAGAGCTTTTATAGCTTCCCCAGAAAATCCTAAACTGGCTGTTATTGTAATTCATGAGATATGGGGGCTTAATGATAATATTAAGGACATTTCAAGAAGACTGGCTAACGAAGGTTATTTTGCGTTTGCCCCCCAACTATATACCAAGTATGAAAATATCCTTACACCAGAAAATATACAGAATGTTATGCGAAAAGTCTGGAGTATACCAGCAGAAAAAAGGACGGATCCCAGTACATATAATGAAATAATCAGTTCACTTGATGAGAATGGTAAAAAAGTAGTTGAATTGTTAGTTACTGGAAGGGCTAAAATGGAAGAACAGATGATAAAGGATCTGATTAAGGCCTATGAATATCTAAACTCCCAAGGTTATAAGAAGATTGTTAGTATGGGTTTCTGTATGGGAGGAGGATTAGCTTTCCAGTTAGCTACTGAAGTACCGCTCGATGGGACTATAGTATTTTATGGTAGAAATCCTCAACCTATTGATGCTGTACAAAAGATTAACGGACCAATTCTAGGTTTGTATGCAGGCGAAGATCCACCAATACTATCTGGATTGCCGGATTTAATATCAGCAGTAATAAAATACAAGAAAGATTTAGAGCTCAAGATTTACCCTGGGGCATACCATGCGTTCTTTAATGATAGAGGACCAGTTTATAATAAAGAGGCTGCTGAAGATGCTTGGGAAAGAGTAAAGAATTTCTTAAAGAGGTTATCGAAATGA